In the Bacillus amyloliquefaciens DSM 7 = ATCC 23350 genome, TTAATAGACTGAAGTATTTTCGTCAATGTTTTCTAAGATCTCTTTGACGCGTCCGAGGAAACGGCCGCACACAAGCCCGTCGAGCACTCTGTGATCCAAAGACAGGCAAAGATTAACCATGTCACGCACGGCAATCATCCCGTTATTCATGACAACCGGACGTTTGACAATTGATTCTACCTGAAGAATCGCCGCCTGCGGATGGTTGATAATGCCCATAGACTGAACCGAGCCGAAAGATCCCGTGTTATTGACGGTAAATGTGCCGCCCTGCATATCATCGGCGGTAAGTTTTCCGTCTCTCACTTTTTTCGCAAGGTCTGTTATTTCTCTGGCTATGCCTTTAATCGTTTTTTCATCAGCATGCTTAATAACCGGAACAAAAAGCGAATCTTCTGTGGCAACGGCAATGGAGATATTAATGTCTTTCTTTTGGACGATTTTGTCTCCCGCCCACATGCTGTTCATCTGCGGGAATTCTTTGAGAGCCTGCGCCGCCGCTTTCACAAAGAAAGCAAAAAATGTTAAATTGAAGCCTTCTTTCTGTTTAAACGAGTCTTTTATGCTGTTTCTGTATGCCGTCATGTTTGTGACGTCGACTTCCATCATCGTCCAGGCATGCGGAATTTCTGTTTTGCTTTTATGCATATTGGCTGCGATGGCTTTTCTGACGCCTGTAACCGGAATTTCAATATCACCGGCTGACAGAGCTGGCGCCGGTGCTTGTTTTTGCTGCTGTTTCGGCTCTTGCGGGGCTTGAACGGCAGCCGCTTTCGGCGTTTCCGTCTTCTGCTGCATGCCCGAATCAATGATCTTTTGAATGTCTTTCCGTGTAATTCTTCCGCCTGCACCCGTTCCTTCAACTTGTTCAAGCTGAATGCCGTGTTCTCCCGCTAATCTGAGCACGGCCGGCGAATAACGCGCTTTATTTGACCGGTCTTTGCCCGCTCCGTGTGAAGGGTTATTTGCAGGTGTGCTTTGCTCTTCTTCCCGCTTCGGCGCTTCTTGGGTTTCCGTTTTTTCTGTTTCAATTTTGCAGATTATCTCGCCGACCGCAAGAGTCTGCCCTTCTTCTCCTACAAGTTCTGTAATCGTGCCCGTAAAAGAAGACGGCACCTCCGCATTCACTTTATCTGTCATGACCTCGGCGATGGGGTCGTATTTATTCACATGATCACCGGGGGATACCAGCCATTTGCTGATCGTCCCTTCTGTTACACTCTCTCCGAGCTGCGGCATCGCCATTTGTTCAATCGCCATGTCAAAAACCTCCTTACGTCTTTAAAACTCCGCTAATTCTCTCATTGCGGCTTCTGCTTTGTCAGGATTCATCATGAAGTATTTTTCCATCGTCGGCGCATAAGGCATCGCCGGAACATCAGGACCTGCAAGCCGCTTGATCGGCGCGTCTAAATCAAATAAGCAGTTCTCAGAAATAATGGCGGCGACTTCGCTCATAATGCTGCCTTCTTTCGTATCTTCTGTGATCAGCAAAACTTTTCCCGTTTTAGACGCGGCTTCAATGATGGCTTCTTTATCTAACGGATAGACCGTACGCAAGTCTAATACGTGCGCGGAAATTCCGTCTTTTTCAAGACGCTCGGCAGCCTGCAGAGCGAAATGAACGCATAATCCGTACGTAATGACAGTAATGTCGCTGCCTTCGCGTTTTACATCGGCCTTACCGATCGGAAGGACATAATCATCGGCAGGGACTTCGCCTTTAATCAGGCGGTATGCCCGCTTATGCTCGAAAAACAGCACGGGGTCATCATCACGAACTGCAGCTTTTAACAGCCCTTTTGCGTCATAAGGAGTTGAAGGCATGACAATTTTAAGTCCCGGCTGGTTGGCAAAAATGGCCTCAACAGATTGGGAGTGATACAATGCGCCATGCACGCCGCCTCCGTATGGCGCTCTGATGACCATCGGACAGCTCCAATCATTGTTTGAACGGTAGCGGATTTTTGCCGCTTCTGAAATGATTTGATTGACCGCAGGAAGAATGAAATCGGCAAATTGCATCTCCGCGATCGGACGCATGCCGTACATCGCGGCGCCGATACCGACACCGGCAATCGCTGATTCCGCAAGCGGCGTATCCATAACCCGCTCTTCTCCGAACTGCTCATAAAGACCTGCCGTGGCTTTAAACACGCCGCCTTTTCTCCCGACGTCTTCCCCGAGAACAAAAACGCGCGGATCTCTTTCCATTTCTTCTTTCATTGCTGCATTAATACTGTCAATATAAGACATTACAGACATAAGTATAAGTATTCCTCCCTACTTCGCATAAACGTGATCAAGCGTTGATTCAGGAGATGCGTATGGCGCTTTCTCCGCTTCGTCTGTCGCTTCGTTTACGATGGCCATGATGTCATCCAGCATGGCCTTTTCTTCTTCTTCGCCGAGAAGCCCGGCTTCTTGCAGGTATGCTTTGTATATGAGAAGCGGATCTTGTTTCTTTGCTTCTTCTACTTCTTTACGTTCTCTGTAGCTGCTGTCGTCGTCATCACTGGAATGCGGCGTCAAACGGTAGGAAACCGTTTCTATTAATGTAGGGCCTTCGCCTTTAGACGCCCGTTCGCGCGCTTCTTTCACAGCCTGATAAACTTCCAGCAGGTCGTTTCCGTCAACAGTGACTCCCGGCATGCCGTAGCCTACCGCCCGGTCGGAAATATTCTCGCAGGCCACCTGTCTGTCATACGGGACAGAGATGGCATACTTATTGTTTTCACACATGAAAATGACCGGCAGTTTATGCACGGCGGCAAAGTTTGCCCCTTCGTGAAAATCTCCCTGGTTGGAAGATCCTTCTCCAAAGGTAACGAAAGAGACGATATCCTTTTTATCCATGCGTCCCGCAAGCGCGATTCCGACCGCGTGAGGCACCTGCGTCGTCACAGGGGATGAGCCCGTTACGATTCTGTTTTTCTTTTGCCCGAAGTGGCCCGGCATCTGCCTCCCGCCTGAATTCGGGTCAGCCGCTTTCGCAAAACCGGACATCATCAAATCCTTTGCAGTCATACCGAATGCAAGCACTACCCCCATATCTCTGTAGTACGGAAGCACATAGTCGGTATCACGGTTTAAAGCATAAGCCGCGCCTACTTGAGCCGCTTCCTGCCCTTGACATGAAATAACGAACGGAATTTTGCCCGAGCGGTTTAACAGCCACATTCTTTCGTCGATTTTTCTGGCTAACAGCATGGTTCTGTACATTTCAACGGCTTCCGCGTCAGAAAGCCCTAATGCTTGATGGCGGTTTGTAGTCATTCAAACCCCTCCTTCTTTCCTTTTAAAAATGAATCGCGTTTCCGTCTGCGGCTAACGCAGCTTCTCCAATCGCCTCTGAAAGCGACGGATGCGGGTGTATGGACTGACCGATTTCCCACGGCGTCGCATCGAGCACCTTGGCAAGCCCCGCTTCAGAAATCATATCGGTGACGTGCGGACCGATCATATGAACACCGAGAATATCATCTGTATTCCGGTCGGCGACGATTTTGACAAAGCCGTCGCTTTCTCCGTATACAAGAGCCTTTCCGATCGCCATGAACGGAAACTTCCCGATCTTAAGTTCATGGCCTTTTCCGGCGGCTTCTTCTTCTGTCATACCGACACTCGCCGCTTCCGGATTTGAATAAATGCATTTCGGCACAAGGGCGGCATCAAGCGGAGCCGGATTAAGACCCGCCATATGCTCAACCGCAATGATACCTTCACGGGAGGCCACATGTGCAAGCTGCAGCCCGCCGACGACATCACCGATCGCATAAATATGCGATTCCTTCGTCTGTCCGGATTCGTTTACGAGGATAGAACCGTTTTCCAAAGCAATGTCCGTATTTTCGAGCCCGATTCCTTCAATATTCGGCTGGCGGCCGATGGAAACAAGCATTTGTTCCGCGTGATACGTTTCGCTTTCTCCATTCTTTTCAGCTTCAATTGAAACGCCGTCCGCTTTTTCCAATGTATCCGGAAGCACTTTCGCACCCGTTACGATCTTAATTCCTTTTTTCGTTAACAGTTTTTCCATTTCGCTTGAAATATCACGGTCTTCAGTCGGCAAAATGCGGTCCGCGTATTCAATTACAGTGATATTGACGCCGAAATCATTCAGCATGGATGCCCATTCAATACCGATGACACCGCCGCCGACGATTATCATGGATTGAGGCAGACGTTCAAGCTGCAGCGCTTCATCTGACGTCAGAATATAAGTACCGTCTGCTTCTAAACCTGGAAGCATTTTCGGCCTTGAACCGGTTGCGATAATTAATTGTTTCGGTATCAGCATGTCGTTTTCTTCACCATTTGCGTATTCGACGGAAATGGTACCCGGAAGAGGTGAGAAGATGGAAGGGCCGAGCATACGTCCGTACCCGTTGAATACATCAATCTTCCCCTTTTTCATCAGATGGGCGACACCTCCGGCCAGCCGGTCAACGATTCCCTGCTTTCGTTTTTGCACGCTGTCAAAACGGAGAGAGACACCTTCCGTTTCAATGCCGAATGCTGCCGCTTCCTTTGCGGTCCGATACACTTCTGCGCTTCTTAACAGCGCTTTACTCGGAATACATCCTTTATGAAGGCATGTTCCCCCGAGTTGTTCTTTTTCTACAACGGCCGTTTTTAAGCCAAGCTGGGCCGCTCTGATGGCGGCAACATAACCGCCCGTGCCGCCGCCCAGAATGACCACATCATACTCAGTCGCCATTTGTTTTCACTCCTTCGCCGATCTGATATTGTTTCGCCTGCTCCTCACCGGCTAAAACCCGAAGCGCGCCTTGCGCAAGTGATTGCAGTTCATTTTCTCCCGGATACACCAGTACATCCGAAATCCAATCTATGTACGATCTGATGGCGGAAACGAAATCTTTCCCGTACGCCAATCCGCCTGTCAGGACGATAATGTCTACTTTTCCTTTTAAAACGGCGCTAGCCGCCCCGATTTCTTTCGCTATCTGATAAGCCATGGCGTCATAAATGAGCCGCGCATTTTCATCTCCGTCCTGAATGCGTTTTTCCACTTTCACCGCGTCCGTTGTTCCCAGGTAGCCGGAGAGTCCGCCCGTGCCGACAAGTTTTTTCATCATATCGGCTTTTGAATACTTGCCGGAAAAACACATCTCCACCAGATCACCCGCCGGAACGGTTCCCGCACGTTCCGGACTGAATGGCCCTTCTCCGTGAAGCCCATTGTTGACATCAGTCACCCGTCCGCAGTCATGAACGCCGACTGTGATGCCGCCGCCCATATGAGTGACGATCATCTTCATCTGTTCATACCGCTTGCCGAGAGACGCCGCCGCCGTACGGGCAACGGCTTTTTGGTTTAAAGCGTGGAAAATGCTTTTCCGCTTGATTTCAGGCATTCCAGATACTTTAGCAAGGGGTGTCATCTCATCCACCACGACAGGATCGACGATATACGCCGGGATATTAAGTCCGTCAGCTATTTCCCTGGCAATAATCCCGCCCAGATTCGAAGCATGCTGGCCATTGTACCCGTTTTTCAAATCAGTGATCATGGCGTCATTCACTTCATATGTGCCGCCCTCAATCGGTCTGAGCAGGCCGCCTCTGGCACAAACGGCATCAAACTTTGAAATGTTGATGCCCTGTTCGTGCAGAGACTCAAGTATGCTTATTTTTCGAAATTCGTATTGGTCGATAATGCTGTTAAATGTTTTCAGCTCTTCTTCGGGGTGCCGCAGCGTCTTTTCAAAGATACAGCGTTCATTGTGAAAGACACCGATTTTCGTTGATGTTGAGCCTGGATTCAGAATGAGAATGCGTTTTTCCTGTTCGAACATTTTCATACCTCCAGATCAAATTCCTATCGTCTGCTTAATACACTTTGGCCGTTTTGCAGAAACTGGCTTCTTGAACGGCGCATGCGCTCAATTCGCTCTTCAGCCAGACGGTCAGCCGCTAAGTAAGTCGGAATGCCGTCACGCGCAGAAATATCGAGCACCCGTTCAATATTTGCATAGATGCCTTCAACCTTTTTCAAAGCCCGCTCAGCATTATAGCCGTAAAGCTCATCAGCTACATTGATGACACCGCCGGCATTGATGACATAATCCGGCGCGTACACGATTCCCATTTCATGAATGGTATCACCATGACGTGTTTCTTTCAGCTGGTTATTGGCCGCCCCCGCAATAACTTTCGCCTTCAGCTGTTTAATCGTGTCATCGTTAATGACGGCACCGAGGGCACACGGAGCATAAATATCGCACGCCTGTGAGTAAATGTCGTCCGGATCAACGGCACGGGCCCCGAAGTCTTCAACGGCACGTTTAACAGATTCTTTATTGATATCCGTCACGATTAAAGAAGCACCTTCTTCGTGAAGATGGCGGCAAAGATTGTAAGCCACATTTCCCACACCTTGCACGGCAATTGTTTTTCCTTCCAGCGAATCAGTGCCAAACGCCGCTTTAGCAGCAGCTTTCATCCCTTTGTAGACACCGTATGCCGTAACCGGAGATGGGTTTCCTGATGAACCGAATGCCGGAGAAATCCCTGTTACATAGTCTGTTTCATCATGAATAATATCCATATCTTCAACGGTTGTGCCGACGTCTTCCGCCGTAATGTATCTTCCGTTTAAGCCTTGAATGTACCGGCCGAATGCGCGGAACATTTCTTCATTCTTATCTTTGCGCGGGTCCCCGATAATAACGGTTTTCCCGCCGCCTAAGTTTAAACCGGCAGCCGCATTTTTATAAGTCATGCCTTTTGCAAGTCTTAATGCATCTTCAATTGCCGCTTCTTCACTGTCATATGTCCACATTCTCGTTCCGCCGAGTGCAGGGCCGAGCGTTGTATCATGAATCGCGATGATCGCTTTTAAGCCTGACTGTTCATCTTGGCAGAATACCAATTGTTCGTAATCATAAGTTTCCATATATTTAAAAATTTCCATAGGTACGTTCCTCCTACTGTTCTTGTGATGCGCAAATCGCAAGCGCAATTGAATACAGTTTATTTTCTGCGGTATCCGCTCTGCTCGTTAATGCAATCGGCGCCTTCGCACCCGCGATGACGGCAGCAACATTTGCTTTCGCAAAATAAATCATTGACTTATAAAGCATATTTCCAGCCTCTATTGAAGGAACCAAGAGAATATCCGCCTGGCCCGCTACGCTTCCGGAAATCCCTTTTTGCAGTGCTGCAGCTTGAGATACGGCATTATCCAAAGCAAGCGGTCCGTCCGCGATACAGCCTGTAATCTGGCCTCTATTGCACATTTGGACGATCGCAGCCGCGTTCAGCGTCGCCTCCATTTTCGGATTAACCGTTTCAATAGCCGCAAGGACTGCGGCTTTCGGCATAGGGTTCCCTACTGAATGCGCGACATGAACCGCATTTTGCAGAATATGCCGGAGCTCTTCAAGAGACGGGGCGATGTTCAGCGCTGAATCAGTCACATACATCAGCCGGTCATAGTCCGGCACCTCAAAAACGGCTACATGTGATAACACACTTTTAGAACGCAGCCCTTCCTGGCGGTTTAAAACCGACTTCAGAAGAGTTGAGCTCGGCAGATTCCCTTTCATTAAAATATCCGCCTCTTGTTCGCGTACTGCGCGCACTGCTTTTGCCGCAGATTCTTCGGGTGAATCGGCGTGGATAATGTCAGCATTGAACTTCGGCTCATTTGCCAGAAGCTCTTTCAGCTTTTCGCTGTCACCCGTCAGTAAAAATCGTGCCGACAAGTGCTCTGCCGCCATTTTGACAGCCTGGATTACTTCTTTATCTGCTGCGTGGGCCACTGCAATGGTTTTTGCGTTTTTTGCCGCGGCTTTTTCAACTAAGTCTCTCAGCTTCATTTTGTACCACCTTCCTTGTTCGAATCCGCTTTTATCAATGCAAGTTCCGTGCCAAATGTTCGGGAGGGTTATTCCGGCCTTTTTTCAAGAAAACATGCAGCTGTTTGCGCTTTCTCTGCAATTTATTGCATGCCGTCATTTGCAAGGCCGTACTTGTCCATTTTGTAGTACAGATTCCGAATGCTGACGCCAAGCGCTTTTGCCGTTTTGGTTCGGTTGAATTTATGCTTTTCAAGCGTTTTTTGAATGACGTGCGCTTCAAATTTTTCAACGGCCTGAGAGAGTTTTTCTCCTTCCACATCCGGAAAATCACTTCGGGCGCCGCTTTTTTCACTCAGCTCTGTTTCAAAAACAGGCAGATGCTGCTGTTCTATCCGCTCCATGTGCGGCTCTAAAAATATCATCGCCCGGCCGAGAACATTTTCGAGCTCTCGGACGTTTCCCGGCCAGCTGTAGGCTGATAAAGCACGCAGCGCGTTCGGCGCGAGCCCCTTTACGTTGCGGCCGTAATCCTGATTGATTTTTTCGATGAGCCGAATGCTCAGCGCTTCAATATCCTCTTTGCGCTGCCGAAGCGGCGGGATTGAGATCGGATAGCGGTTAATCCGGTAATACAGGTCTTCCCGGAACGTTCCTTCCGCCATGGCCTTTTCGATATTGACGTTTGTCGCTGCGATAATTCTGACATTGACAGAAATCGCTTTAGCACCGCCGACTCTGGTAATTTCTTTTTCCTGCAGAACCCTGAGCAGCTTCGCCTGGGTGCTTTGGGTCAGCTCTCCGATTTCATCTAAGAAAATGCTGCCGTTATTCGCTTCTTCAAAAAGCCCTTTTTTGCCCCCGCGCCTCGCGCCCGTAAACGCGCCTTCCTCATAGCCGAAAAGCTCGGATTCCAGCAGGGATTCAGACAGGGCCGCACAATTAACCCGAATGAACTTATTGTATTTTCTGTCGCTTTCGTTATGGATGGCGTGGGCGAAAAGTTCTTTTCCGGTGCCGGATTCTCCCCGCAGCAGAATCGTCGCCGGCGTTTTCGCCCCGAGCTTCGCCTGTTCAAGGGCGACCAGCATTTGTTCACTCGTGCCGATAATGTCGTCAAACGTGTATTTCGCTTCAAGCGTGCGGATGATCTGCCGCGCCCGGTTCAATTCAGCAGTCAGTGTTTTAATTTCTGACACATCGTGAATGACTCCGACGCTGCCTTTTAAAATGCCGTCCACAATAACCGGCGCAACATTCACGATGACATCCTTTTTATTGGGGCCGACTTTCATTCTTACGCCCCGTACAGGCCGCCTTGTCCCCAATACTTTCAGGTGCATGCTTTCTCCTTCTGAGATATCGGTGGAGGCGGGTTTTCCGATGACTTCGCTTTCTGACAGCCCGGTCATTTTTGTATACGCTTTGTTGATTAACATTCCGATGCCGTTTTCATCAACGACGGAAATGGCTTCGTCTGACGATTGAATAATCGCTTCAAGCATGGTGCGGATTTGTTTTAAGTTCGTTACCTCTTCTGCCAGCTCAACTGCGTCCGTGATGTCTTTAAACACGCATAACGCACCGAGAAGCTTTCCGCCTTCATCAATGATCGGCAGTCTTGTCGTGACAATCTGCAGGTGCTTTCCGAGAAGCTGCTTCTGGTTATATTCCGGCTCTCTCGTCTCCAGAATCCGCGGCAGTTTTGTGTTCGGCACGACATCTTTAATTTGGCGGCCGATGACATGCTCCCGTTTTTGGCCGACCATTTTTTCAGCCATCTGATTAAATAAAATGATCGTTTCGTTGACGTCTATAAAAATCATGCCATCGTGGGTTGAATTAAAAATCCGGTCATGCTTATACGTCTGTGACTTCAGCATTTGAATAAGCTGCTGCTTTTCCTCCATCAGCTGAAACACCATGTACGCCAATTTCCCCGGCATGACGATGGTTTGTTCTTTTTTCTCATGGAGCAGTTCATCCATGACCGCTTTGTCACCTGTTGTATGGATGATAATATCTATATCTTCGGTTATGTAAGGTTTCCAATCTGATGAGGTTGCAATTCCATATCTCCGGGCTTCTTGCAGCCCTTGCGCCTCCGGATCTTGGTCAACCACCGCAATAATCCGGATCAATTTTGTTTTCATCAAAATCTGTAAGAGCGCCGTGCCTCCTTTACCAGCACCTATAATCAGCACCTTCTGCATCCCGATACCCCTTTGTATGAAAAAATTTGCACACCTGTATTTTCCGTTGCAATAATTTGCACAACCCCTATGTTACCATGTTTTCATCTCTTGACAAAATATTTTTTCGATTGGACAATAAAGGAAATCATATCGAAAAGGGGTTTTCTGAATATGAGCCGGCTTGTTGCGCTTTTGATCCTGGTCCTCCCCGGCGCTGTTGCGGCGCTCGGCATTAAGCTGATGAGAGATGCATTATTCGGGCATACGTTTGCCCCGTTTCCGTCCCTTTTTCTTCAGGGAGCGGCCGGACTGGCGTTTTTTTTGTTCGGTCTTTATATTCTGGCCGGATTTATTCTGTACCGAGATCGGAAACGCAATCAAGTCAGCCCGCGGTTCAGGAAAAAAAAGCTGTAAAAAAAAGCCCTTGCAAAAAAGGGTTTTTTTCAGTCATCCGGCAGTATCGTTTTTGCAATGGATTGATCAAGTTCCTCATAGTCATGGTAAGCGATCGTTTCATATAATTCTTTTCTCGTCTGCATATCCGAAAGCCCCTCTTTTTGCGAGCCTTCTTCTTTTATAAGGCGGAAAATACGCTCAAAAGCCTTGGCCGCCGTCCTGAGAGACGTGACAGGGTAAATGACCATCTGACAGCCCATGCCGGAGAATTCTTCAGCGCTGTAATACGGCGTTTTTCCGAATTCAGTCATATTTGCGAGAATCGGCACACTGATTTGTTTGGAAAACGCTCTGAATTCACTTTCTGATTGGAGCGCTTCCGGGAAAATGGCGTCAGCACCCGCTTTTATATAAGCGGCCGCTCGTTTTAATGCGCCCTCCAGCCCTTCCTGCTGTCTGGCGTCTGTCCTCGCAACAACGAGAAGAGTCGGCGCTGCCTGCTTGACCGCTTGGATTTTCTGCGCCATTTCTTCGATCGGCACGAGCTGCTTCCCATTCAGATGCCCGCATTTTTTCGGCAGGCGCTGGTCCTCCATTTGGACGGCGGCTGCGCGCGCTTCATACATTTCTTTCGCCGTCCGGGCGGCATTCAGCACTCCTCCGAAACCCGTATCAATATCCACAAGGACAGGCAGGTCAGATGCACGGACCAGGTCTTTAACACGTTCAGCCATTTCCGCCGACGTGATGATGCCTAAATCGGGAAGCCCTCTGCTCGCCGTGTAAGCCGCGCCTGACAAATAAAGAGCCGAAAACCCCGTTTTCTTGGCGATAAGAGCAGCCATCGCATCGTGAGCGCCGGGGATCTGCAATAGCTCCGGCGCTGTCATCTGCGTACGGAACCGCTCTGCAAGCTCCTCTTGAGACGACTGCCTGCTGACGATCCACGTCATGTTTGTCACCCTCCTACTTTATACGAGAAATAAGTCCATAAATTCAATAACGCTGAGCTGCTGCATCCGTCCGCTATGTTTGCAGGCTTCTTCTATTTTATGCTGCTGCTTCAGTGAAAAATGAGTGCTGACGTTTGCTGAAAACTTGGCAAGAATATTCGGAACGGCTTCTTTTCTGCGGAATCGGTGCCCGAGCGGGTATTCACATTCAATCCGTTCCGTAGCTGTGCCGTCTGTAAAATGCACCTGCACGGCATTTGAGATGGATCGCTTATGCGGGTCTAAGTAATCTTTTGAGTACGCTTTATGTTCCGTCACCTCCATTTTGCTCCGCAATGTATCAATTCTCGGGTCAGAGGCCGTTTCCTCTTCATAATGGTCTGCCGTAATATCTCCGAAAAGCAGCCCGATTGCCGTAATGTACTGCAGGCAATGATCCCGGTCAGCCGGATTGTGAAGCGGGCCTTTTTTATCAATAATCCGGATGGCTGACTCATGCGTCAAAATCGTGATTCTGTCGATTTCCCCGATGCGGTCTTTCACCTCAGGATGGAGTTGGACCGCGCATTCCGCAGCTGTTTGGGCGTGGAATTCAGCCGGATAGGATACTTTAAACAAAACATTCTCCATAACATAGGAACCAAGCGGGCGGGCAAGCTTCATTTCCTCCTGATTAAATAATACATCTTGAAATCCCCATCCCGGTGCGGTCAGCACCGTCGGGTATCCCATTTCACCTTTCAGCGCCATGAGGGCCAAATACACGCCTCTGCTCGTCGCATCACCGGCCGCCCATGATTTGCGCGATCCGGTGTTCGGCGCATGCCGGTACGTTCTGAGGCTTGAATTGTCAATCCAGGCGTGTGATACGGCGTTGCTGATTTCCTCTTTTGAACCGCCCAGCATTTGCGTGCAAACAGCCGCAGTCGCCACTTTCACAAACAGCACATGGTCCAGTCCGACTCTGTTTAAACTGTTTTCCAAAGCGAGAATACCTTGGATTTCGTGCGCTTTGATCATTGCGCGAAGCACATCGCGCACGGTAAACGGTTCTTTCCCTTCAGACACCCTTACTCTGGAAATATAGTCCGCACAGGCCAAAATGCCTCCGAGAT is a window encoding:
- a CDS encoding dihydrolipoamide acetyltransferase family protein, giving the protein MAIEQMAMPQLGESVTEGTISKWLVSPGDHVNKYDPIAEVMTDKVNAEVPSSFTGTITELVGEEGQTLAVGEIICKIETEKTETQEAPKREEEQSTPANNPSHGAGKDRSNKARYSPAVLRLAGEHGIQLEQVEGTGAGGRITRKDIQKIIDSGMQQKTETPKAAAVQAPQEPKQQQKQAPAPALSAGDIEIPVTGVRKAIAANMHKSKTEIPHAWTMMEVDVTNMTAYRNSIKDSFKQKEGFNLTFFAFFVKAAAQALKEFPQMNSMWAGDKIVQKKDINISIAVATEDSLFVPVIKHADEKTIKGIAREITDLAKKVRDGKLTADDMQGGTFTVNNTGSFGSVQSMGIINHPQAAILQVESIVKRPVVMNNGMIAVRDMVNLCLSLDHRVLDGLVCGRFLGRVKEILENIDENTSVY
- the bfmBAB gene encoding 3-methyl-2-oxobutanoate dehydrogenase subunit beta, translating into MSVMSYIDSINAAMKEEMERDPRVFVLGEDVGRKGGVFKATAGLYEQFGEERVMDTPLAESAIAGVGIGAAMYGMRPIAEMQFADFILPAVNQIISEAAKIRYRSNNDWSCPMVIRAPYGGGVHGALYHSQSVEAIFANQPGLKIVMPSTPYDAKGLLKAAVRDDDPVLFFEHKRAYRLIKGEVPADDYVLPIGKADVKREGSDITVITYGLCVHFALQAAERLEKDGISAHVLDLRTVYPLDKEAIIEAASKTGKVLLITEDTKEGSIMSEVAAIISENCLFDLDAPIKRLAGPDVPAMPYAPTMEKYFMMNPDKAEAAMRELAEF
- a CDS encoding thiamine pyrophosphate-dependent dehydrogenase E1 component subunit alpha — translated: MTTNRHQALGLSDAEAVEMYRTMLLARKIDERMWLLNRSGKIPFVISCQGQEAAQVGAAYALNRDTDYVLPYYRDMGVVLAFGMTAKDLMMSGFAKAADPNSGGRQMPGHFGQKKNRIVTGSSPVTTQVPHAVGIALAGRMDKKDIVSFVTFGEGSSNQGDFHEGANFAAVHKLPVIFMCENNKYAISVPYDRQVACENISDRAVGYGMPGVTVDGNDLLEVYQAVKEARERASKGEGPTLIETVSYRLTPHSSDDDDSSYRERKEVEEAKKQDPLLIYKAYLQEAGLLGEEEEKAMLDDIMAIVNEATDEAEKAPYASPESTLDHVYAK
- the lpdA gene encoding dihydrolipoyl dehydrogenase, with amino-acid sequence MATEYDVVILGGGTGGYVAAIRAAQLGLKTAVVEKEQLGGTCLHKGCIPSKALLRSAEVYRTAKEAAAFGIETEGVSLRFDSVQKRKQGIVDRLAGGVAHLMKKGKIDVFNGYGRMLGPSIFSPLPGTISVEYANGEENDMLIPKQLIIATGSRPKMLPGLEADGTYILTSDEALQLERLPQSMIIVGGGVIGIEWASMLNDFGVNITVIEYADRILPTEDRDISSEMEKLLTKKGIKIVTGAKVLPDTLEKADGVSIEAEKNGESETYHAEQMLVSIGRQPNIEGIGLENTDIALENGSILVNESGQTKESHIYAIGDVVGGLQLAHVASREGIIAVEHMAGLNPAPLDAALVPKCIYSNPEAASVGMTEEEAAGKGHELKIGKFPFMAIGKALVYGESDGFVKIVADRNTDDILGVHMIGPHVTDMISEAGLAKVLDATPWEIGQSIHPHPSLSEAIGEAALAADGNAIHF
- the buk gene encoding butyrate kinase, whose product is MKMFEQEKRILILNPGSTSTKIGVFHNERCIFEKTLRHPEEELKTFNSIIDQYEFRKISILESLHEQGINISKFDAVCARGGLLRPIEGGTYEVNDAMITDLKNGYNGQHASNLGGIIAREIADGLNIPAYIVDPVVVDEMTPLAKVSGMPEIKRKSIFHALNQKAVARTAAASLGKRYEQMKMIVTHMGGGITVGVHDCGRVTDVNNGLHGEGPFSPERAGTVPAGDLVEMCFSGKYSKADMMKKLVGTGGLSGYLGTTDAVKVEKRIQDGDENARLIYDAMAYQIAKEIGAASAVLKGKVDIIVLTGGLAYGKDFVSAIRSYIDWISDVLVYPGENELQSLAQGALRVLAGEEQAKQYQIGEGVKTNGD
- the bcd gene encoding branched-chain amino acid dehydrogenase encodes the protein MEIFKYMETYDYEQLVFCQDEQSGLKAIIAIHDTTLGPALGGTRMWTYDSEEAAIEDALRLAKGMTYKNAAAGLNLGGGKTVIIGDPRKDKNEEMFRAFGRYIQGLNGRYITAEDVGTTVEDMDIIHDETDYVTGISPAFGSSGNPSPVTAYGVYKGMKAAAKAAFGTDSLEGKTIAVQGVGNVAYNLCRHLHEEGASLIVTDINKESVKRAVEDFGARAVDPDDIYSQACDIYAPCALGAVINDDTIKQLKAKVIAGAANNQLKETRHGDTIHEMGIVYAPDYVINAGGVINVADELYGYNAERALKKVEGIYANIERVLDISARDGIPTYLAADRLAEERIERMRRSRSQFLQNGQSVLSRR
- the yqiS gene encoding phosphate butyryltransferase, which produces MKLRDLVEKAAAKNAKTIAVAHAADKEVIQAVKMAAEHLSARFLLTGDSEKLKELLANEPKFNADIIHADSPEESAAKAVRAVREQEADILMKGNLPSSTLLKSVLNRQEGLRSKSVLSHVAVFEVPDYDRLMYVTDSALNIAPSLEELRHILQNAVHVAHSVGNPMPKAAVLAAIETVNPKMEATLNAAAIVQMCNRGQITGCIADGPLALDNAVSQAAALQKGISGSVAGQADILLVPSIEAGNMLYKSMIYFAKANVAAVIAGAKAPIALTSRADTAENKLYSIALAICASQEQ